The following are encoded in a window of Rosa chinensis cultivar Old Blush chromosome 4, RchiOBHm-V2, whole genome shotgun sequence genomic DNA:
- the LOC112198434 gene encoding cytochrome P450 71B34 has product MADNTVPLILWIPFLLLLPLLLLLLRKQINKPQKHFPPSPPKLPIIGNLHQFTQSGSSLHQNLWRLSQKYGPLMLLHMGRRPTLIISSAEAAKQTLKDNDLHCCSRPASLGSRRLTFNYLDIAFSPYGEYWREIRKICVHEIFSAKGVESYRSIREEEVVKMIDSFSDASASSSPVNLTEKLFALMSSIIFRIVFGTSFQGSDLEHERFLRVLLDSRDMLTGFSSCAADFFPPCIGWIIDRVSGKHREFDRVSREVHRFFQQAIDDHLKPGRTQQEHEDIVDVLLKMVKKQTEIGAAHLGHNNIKAVLLDLFLGGVDTTATAMVWAMAELATNIRVMKKAQEEIRNCIGNKGKATEIDTEQLQYLKMIVKETLRLHPSGPLLLPRETMSHFKVLSYDVDPKTTIFVNDWAISRDPEFWNDPEKFIPERFDDRSVDFKGQHFDFLPFGAGRRICPGIYMAATTMELILAKLLCCFDWKVPDGMNEEDIKMEETTHGVTICLKNPLNLVPMRYSC; this is encoded by the exons ATGGCTGACAACACCGTCCCACTAATCTTATGGATTCCATTTCTCCTCCTTCTCCCTTTACTACTGCTTTTACTGAGAAAGCAGATCAATAAGCCACAAAAGCACTTCCCACCAAGCCCTCCTAAGCTTCCCATTATAGGCAACCTCCACCAGTTTACTCAATCTGGTTCATCACTTCATCAAAACCTATGGAGACTATCACAGAAATACGGACCACTCATGCTCTTACACATGGGTCGCAGACCTACCCTCATAATCTCTTCAGCTGAAGCAGCAAAACAGACGTTGAAAGATAATGATCTCCACTGTTGCAGTAGACCGGCCTCCTTGGGATCTCGCAGACTCACATTTAACTATCTAGACATAGCATTTTCGCCTTACGGTGAATATTGGCGAGAGATAAGAAAGATATGTGTGCATGAGATTTTCAGTGCGAAAGGGGTTGAGTCGTATAGGTCTAttagagaagaagaagtcgTGAAGATGATTGATTCATTCTCTGACGCATCAGCTTCATCTTCTCCTGTTAACCTTACTGAGAAGTTGTTTGCTCTCATGAGCAGTATAATTTTCAGGATTGTTTTCGGGACAAGTTTCCAAGGGAGCGATTTGGAGCATGAAAGATTTCTTCGAGTGCTTCTTGATAGTCGAGATATGCTTACAGGCTTCTCATCATGCGCAGCTGATTTCTTTCCTCCATGTATCGGGTGGATCATAGACAGGGTCTCCGGTAAACATAGAGAGTTTGACAGAGTTTCCAGGGAAGTTCATCGCTTTTTTCAGCAAGCGATTGATGACCATCTCAAACCTGGGAGGACACAACAGGAGCATGAAGATATAGTTGATGTGCTGCTTAAAATGGTCAAGAAGCAAACTGAGATTGGAGCTGCTCATCTCGGTCATAATAACATCAAGGCAGTTCTCTTG GATTTGTTTTTAGGAGGAGTAGACACCACTGCAACTGCCATGGTTTGGGCAATGGCAGAGCTAGCTACGAATATAAGAGTGATGAAGAAAGCACAGGAAGAAATTAGAAACTGCATTGGAAATAAAGGAAAAGCCACTGAAATTGATACAGAGCAGCTGCAGTATCTCAAGATGATAGTGAAAGAAACACTTCGACTACATCCCTCAGGTCCCCTACTTCTTCCAAGAGAAACCATGTCCCACTTCAAAGTCCTCAGCTATGATGTTGACCCCAAAACAACAATCTTTGTTAATGATTGGGCAATCTCACGAGATCCAGAATTTTGGAACGACCCAGAAAAGTTCATTCCAGAAAGATTTGATGATAGGTCTGTTGATTTTAAAGGGCAACACTTTGACTTCTTGCCGTTTGGAGCTGGTCGAAGAATCTGTCCAGGGATTTATATGGCAGCGACGACAATGGAGCTTATACTTGCCAAATTGTTGTGCTGCTTTGATTGGAAAGTGCCTGATGGAATGAATGAGGAAGATATCAAGATGGAAGAAACAACCCATGGGGTAACTATTTGCTTGAAAAATCCTCTCAACCTTGTCCCTATGAGATATTCTTGTTAG